The following nucleotide sequence is from Tardiphaga alba.
CGCCGCCGCTGTTCAAGCTAGCGGGCGATTTCACCCGGCCGAAATACGACCTCGACGCCGCCAAGAAGCTGCTCGCCGATGCCGGCTATCCCACGGGATTCGAGGTCGGCATGGATTGCCCGAATGATCGCTATGTCAACGACGCTGCGATCTGCCAGGCCGTGGTGAGCATGCTGGCGCGCATCAATGTGAAGGTGAACCTGAATGCGCAGCCGAAGGCGCTGTATTTCGCCAAGGTCTTCAAGACCGGCGGCTTCAACACCTCGTTCTATCTGCTCGGCTGGACGCCAGGCACGCAGGATTCCCACAATGTGATGTTCGACATCATGGGCTGCCGCGACGACCCCAACAGCCCGCGCGGCGCCACCAATCTCGGCGGCTACTGCAACAAGGAGTTCGACAAGCTCACCGACCAAGTGCTGCAGGAAACCGATACGGCCAAGCGCGACCAGCTGATCAAGCAGGCCTATGAGATCGCCAACAAGGAGTGGGCCTATATCCCGCTGCACCAGCAGGCGCTGGCCTGGGGCGTGTCGAAGAAGGTAAAGGTCGTGCAGCGCCCGGACAACCAGGTGCTGCCATATTGGGCGGTGAAGTCGGAGTAGTGCGAGGTGAAGCGCGCCGTATGCGCTGCCGCCCCCCACTCTCTCCTCATCCTGAGGAGCGGCCACTTGGCCGCGTCTCGAAGGATGGCCACAAGCTCAGCCTTCGCCAACTCATGGTTCGAGACGGCGCTTCGCGCCTCCTCACCATGAGGGGCTGAGTTCATCGAAAGCGAAAGGATCGCATGCTCGCTTTCATCCTGCGCCGTGCCCTACAATCCATCGGTGTGCTGATCGCGGTCGGCATCATCGCCTTCACCATGTTCCGCTTCGCCGGCGATCCGGTGAACCAGATGGTGGCGATCGACACCACGCCTGCGCAGCGCGCCGAGATTCGCGCCTCGCTCGGCCTCGACGATCCCGTGGTGGTGCAGTTCGCGCGCTACTTCATCAATGCAGCGCAGTTCAAGTTCGGCGTCTCCTATCAATTCCGCCAGCCGGTCTCGTCGCTGCTGCAGGAGCGCATGCCGGCAACGCTGGAGCTTGCCACCTGCGCGACGGTGATCGCGCTGTTCTTCGGCATCCTGATGGGCATCTACTCGGCGCTGCGGCGGGATTCGTTCACGGCGAAACTGCTGCAGGCGGTGTCGCTGATCGGCATCTCGCTGCCGACTTTCCTGATCGGCATCCTGCTGATCTATCTGTTCGCGGTGACGCTGGGCTGGCTGCCGTCCTTCGGCCGCGGCGAGGTGGTGAAGCTCGGCTGGTGGACAACCGGTTTCCTCACCGTCTCCGGCT
It contains:
- a CDS encoding ABC transporter permease codes for the protein MLAFILRRALQSIGVLIAVGIIAFTMFRFAGDPVNQMVAIDTTPAQRAEIRASLGLDDPVVVQFARYFINAAQFKFGVSYQFRQPVSSLLQERMPATLELATCATVIALFFGILMGIYSALRRDSFTAKLLQAVSLIGISLPTFLIGILLIYLFAVTLGWLPSFGRGEVVKLGWWTTGFLTVSGWKALIMPSITLGLFQMTLIMRLVRAEMLEVLRTDYIRFARARGLTTRAIHFGHALKNTLVPVITVAGLQFGSVIAFAIITETVFQWPGMGLLFVQAVQNVDIPIMAAYLLVVSLIFVTINMVVDILYTIVDPRLRATINRPA